Genomic segment of Gloeocapsa sp. PCC 7428:
CTCAGCAAGCCCAATAAAGCGACAGTTCTTAATTGATTTTTCATATTCTGTTTGCTCTCCTGATAATGCTGTAACTGTATTGCAATCTGTATTTAGATACAGCATTACTTAAGTCGCACTTTGATTGTATCGACCTAAACTCAGATTCCTTAGGAAGAAAACGCTAATCAGAAAGTACGGTTTTGCCTACTAATCGCGCACTTGTTAGCATTAGTTTTGATTTTTAGTATTTTTTGTAACAGATATTTATTGAATGCAGAGATTTTCTATTGCACGACAGTGCTTTAGATCGTCAATTTTATTTGATTATAGGGCAGACAAAATTTTAAACTTGAATTGCAATTAACTGCTATCCTCGAATCAATCGAGAGCTTACACGAAGTAAGAGAACATCAAGCCGTATGTTGGCGTTAATTGCTTATACGCGCATTTCTTCTACACAAATATAGCTTAAATGGTTATTCATGAATCAAACTGGATTTATTTTTAAAGTGCTTCTGTTGTCTGCTGTCATATCAATTTTGATTAAGTATGGTGGTGCTTATTTACCACTTTTACCAACGTCAATCAATGCATTGATGATTGTTTTACTGCCGAGTATCGCTATGGCGATCGCACTTTACCAAAGATATTATCAGCAGTTACATCACTCTGAATAAGCAACTGACACGCTTTTGCTTCCTATCTGCCTAAGCTTCTTGTTATTTTATTCTCTCGCTGAAACACGAGATTTTGCTTTTTATGCGTACAATCGCTGAGATTAATCAAAAAATTGCCGACCAGCGTGTCAAAGTATTGACAGTTGAGGAATTAAAAGCAAGGGTAGCAGTCGTGGGTAGCACTCAAGCAGCCCAGGAAGTTGATGTGATTACGACTGGCACTTTTGAACCGATGGAGTCTTCCGGAGCAATTATTAACTTAGGACACACTGACCCACCGATTAAAATTCGTCGCTGTTGGCTCGATGGTGTTCCAGCTTATTCAGGTTTTGGCGCAGTTGATTTATATTTGGGTGCAACGCAAGCGGTGGAAGCTGTTGATGGCGAGGAAGCGCGAGAAAAAGGCGGGGGTCATGTTATTTCTGACTTAATCGCAGGATTACCGATTCAGCTACGTGCTTTAGGACAAGTCACCGATTGTTATCCGCGTGCGAGCTTTGAAACGACAATTACCCGCGATACTATCAACCAGTTTTATTTATTTAATCCCCGAAATTTATATCAAAATTTTATTGTTGGTGTCAATGGCGGCGATCGCCCCTTATACACATATCTAGGTCCACTACAACCGCGTTTAAGTAATGCAGTTTACTCTAACCCTGGTGCGCTTTCGCCATTATTCAACGACCCTAATTTACAAACAATTGGCATTGGTACGCGAATTTTCTTAGGTGGCGGAATTGGCTATGTTGCGTGGGAAGGAACACAGCACTTTCCTTTACAAAAACGGCTGCCGAACGATACCCCCATTGGTCCTGCGGCAACTTTAGCGTTAATTGGCGATGCCAAACAAATGGATGCTCGTTGGGTACGTGGTTGCTATTTTAAAAGCTATGGTCCTTCGCTTATGCTCGGTGTTGGAGTCCCCATCCCAGTTTTAAACGAAGAAGTCGTTGTCCACTGTGCAGTTCAAGACAACGACTTAGTTGCGCCTATTGTAGACTTTTCAATTCCGCGTCGCGTGCGTCCTACGTTTGGTTTAGTCAGCTACGCACAGCTTAAGTCTGGACGAATCATGATTGAAGGAAAGCCTGTGCGCGCGGCTCCCCTAGCAAGTCTGTTTTTGTCACGTCAAATTGCCATCACCCTAAAACAATGGATTGAAGCCGGAAAATTTACGCTTACTGAGCCAGTTGCACGCATTCCTAAAGAACGGTCTTTTCTTCCTCAAGACATTTGGGGCGCACAAGTTGCCTTAGAGTGAGGGGAGAGTGAAAGAGAAGTTTATAACAGAACCTTACTGTGTCCCTCTGCTCAATTTGGTGGCTTTGGGCGTTTGATCGGTTTAGGAACCGATGATTTTGGAATTGGTCGCGCTGTTGGCTTAGAGTCTAAAGTTTTACGCACGGGACGTGGCGTTTCGGAATTGCGTTTTGGAAAGGGATAACCACCTTTACGTGGCGGACCACCACGCTTTAACTTGGGCTTCGCTGGCAGAATTGCGATCGCATTTGCCTCTGTTAGGACTAAATCTTTCTCCTGTCTCTTCGCGTGTAAGTCCCAAAACTGACCAACTGCTTTACTTTTTAGATCCCCGTTGAGTTTTAACTTGAAATACTTGGGCTTATCCGAATCTTTGCGTGGAGCCTGCTTGATTTTCACAATAAAGTGTTCGTCAGGAGCAGACTGATAAACAATCTCACCCCGCACAGAGAAATAGCCATCTTCAACGAACGGCGCAGTCGATGTCATTTCCTCTGGTGCAGCAGGAGATTCACCCTGATCTGTTGTATTTTGCTGTTTTGCTAACTTATCTGGCTCCCAAACACCAACAACTTGTAGGTGTAAAGTTCCTTCTTTTGGTTGCGTACGCGGATAAACTACCCACAAATGTTCTTGAGATAAATCGAGGTGGTTCCGCACTAAACTCATAATCCTTCCTAAAAGGACAGTTTCAATTTCTACGCCATCGCTTGTCAACAGAACACCTTTAGTGAATTGCTCGCTGCTGGGGACGTACTTGCCACGAACTAACCCAATTGCACGATATTGCATTGGTTCGCTCGGAGGTGGGATCGGTTGCTGTCGATTGACAGATTCTAAAGTAGTTTCTGAGAGATTTGGTGATGATTCAGCTTCGGTACCTGCTTGCGAGCTTATTGTAACGCGCTCAAAAGCAGCATTAGACGATTCGGAAAACGGATTAACAGAGGAATTCATAAAAACTCCTTGCGGCGGAGACACATCCAAATTGAGATTTTATTTGGCACCTGCACATTAGCTGTAAACTGATAGGAAGTACACGCTGGTAACTTCTTAGCAAAAACAGTCGCTTAAATGCATAGTGCAAAGTCCAGTGTGCGAAGCATAGCACAGGTACATACCCTCTAGTCATCGAACACAGAACAACCATCACCCAACCGAACATTATTTGAAGGTTCTGTGCGTTGTTCCAAGCGTTCATGAGGTTCAAATCCTATTTCACAGCACGTTCCTACAAAAAATTGGTTGAAATCTGTTTTAAGTACCTACTTGAGACATATTGGAGATATTTTAACTTGTAGGTCTAAAATGCTTTGGCAAAGTTAAAGCATTTTTCAGTAATGCCCTGATTTGTCAAAGATAATATTATTTTAGATTTAGAGTTCAAGGCAGTTTTGTGTCTCAACCACGTAGACGCTGGTTTATTAGTGTAGTTCTGGTGCTGGCAATCATTGCCTTTGTTGGCTTTTCCATGCTTCCTTTGTTCAGTACCGCATTTCGTGCTAGTCAACCAGCAGGCGAAGCACCCGTAACGAATCAGGCGCAACAACAACTTACAGAAGCTGCACGCGGGTACGAAGTTGTCCTTCAGCGAGAACCAGAAAATCAAACAGCGCTGCGGGGACTTGTCAAAGCGCGACTTGAATTGTTGGATCTTAAAGGTGCTGTTGCTCCCCTACAGAAATTAGCAGCATTGAATCCTACAGAAGCTGAATACAATTTACTCTTAGCAGACATTAAGCAACGGCTAGGCGATCGCGAAGGTGAAACGACGGCTTATCGCTCGATTCTCGCAACCAATCCAGGTAATCTTCAGGCGCTTGAAGGACTCGCTAATATTCAATTACGCGAACAACGCCCGACAGAAGCGATCGCATTACTTCAGAATACACTTGATAACGCGCAACAAGCTGATAACATCGACGTTAACGCTGTTCGGCTGCTGTTAGCTCAAGTTTATGCAACACAGCAAAATTACAACGAGGCGATCGCCATTTACGACGAACTCATTAGTAATAATAAACAAGACTTTCGTCCGGTATTAGCAAAAGCAATGGCGCTCAAACAACAAGGTAAAAATGAGGAAGCTAAATCCTTATTTGATAACGCTGCGTCTTTAGCTCCCGCACAATACAAAGAGCGCATCAATCAACTTGCGCAAGCCCCGCAAGTTGCACCAACTCCTAGCCCCGCTAACTAAGAGGTCCTTCCCACCACGCGACCAACCCAAAGAGTAAAAACAAGCACCCACCAAAGATTGTCAATGCTTGCTCGGATATTCGTCCAGCAAGCATTCTGCCACCGATGACGGCGATCGCCGCACAAAGGGCATGACCTAAAATGGCACCTGTCGTTACCCCAAAGGGATTATTGCCTGCGGCTAAAGCGATCGTTGCAAATTGCGTGCGATCGCCCCATTCGGCAAGAAATGTCAAAACAAAGGCTTCGACGCAAATTGCCCAATTTGTTTGCTGAGGTAAGTGACCTTCGGCTTTGTCAACAATGTCTGCCGCTTCTTGGACAACTTCAGCATCACACGTATTCGCTGGCATTTGACTCGCATCGTACAGCAGTTTAAAACCAAAGCCAATAAACAAAACGATTTCAGCGTAATAAATGTAATTTGGTGGCAGTAAAGACGCAACTTGTCCGACAAGTACAGATAGCACCGTCATTGCGGCTAAAGCCGCCACTACAGCAGCAAAAATCAGCCTGCGCGAGTGGCGCATCGCTAAAATTGCGGCGATAAAGAATGTTTTATCTCCTAGCTCAGAAACGGCAATGAGTAAAAAGCCCGCGATGAATGCAGATAGCACCTAATCAAGCTCCTCAAACTAGACTTACTGCTAAAGAGCTTGATGACCGCCAAAAGACCCCACCAAGCTCACATAAACTGCTGTGAACTTAGTGAAGGTCTCACTTCCAAATTAGCGCGCTCGATGCTAGGTGCTAAATTGTCACTTGAACCAGGCTTATACGCCAGTGTGTTGATTCAAGTGTACTGACAAAACCACGTGTCAGTAGCTACTCCCCTTCAAACTAGGTTTATTCTACTATGTCTTGCGATAGATTTAAAGAAAATATTAAAATGAGGTTTATAGGAATCGATTTCGGATGGCGATCGCAACCGAGTGGTTTATGTTGTCTAGAGTGGCAAGATAAAGCGCTACAACTTGTAGATTTAGACCGAAAAGAAGCGATCGCCGATATTTTTACCTGGATTGATACCAAAGTAGAACCCCACGCACCGGCGATCGTAGCCGTAGACGCCCCTACCATCATCCCCAACGCGACAGGAACGCGTTTACCCGACAAACTCACGCACAAATACTTTGGTAAATACCACGCAGGATGCTACCCAGCCAACCAAAGTTTAGCCTTTGCCCAACGTACTATCAATTTCGGCTTAGAACTCGAAGCACGAGGATTCGTCCACGCCCCGCAAATCGAACCACAAAAACTCGGAAGATACCAAATCGAAGTTTTTCCCCATCCGGCGATCGTTCACTTATTCAACCTCAACTGCATCCTCAAATACAAAAAAGGACGCCTCAGCGATCGCCGCCTAGAACTCATCAAGCTTCACCAACACATTCTCACCACCCTCCCCACATTATTTCCTTCTTTGTGTTCTTTGTGCCTTTGTGGTTCGTTTCCC
This window contains:
- a CDS encoding TMEM165/GDT1 family protein, with translation MLSAFIAGFLLIAVSELGDKTFFIAAILAMRHSRRLIFAAVVAALAAMTVLSVLVGQVASLLPPNYIYYAEIVLFIGFGFKLLYDASQMPANTCDAEVVQEAADIVDKAEGHLPQQTNWAICVEAFVLTFLAEWGDRTQFATIALAAGNNPFGVTTGAILGHALCAAIAVIGGRMLAGRISEQALTIFGGCLFLLFGLVAWWEGPLS
- a CDS encoding homocysteine biosynthesis protein, which translates into the protein MRTIAEINQKIADQRVKVLTVEELKARVAVVGSTQAAQEVDVITTGTFEPMESSGAIINLGHTDPPIKIRRCWLDGVPAYSGFGAVDLYLGATQAVEAVDGEEAREKGGGHVISDLIAGLPIQLRALGQVTDCYPRASFETTITRDTINQFYLFNPRNLYQNFIVGVNGGDRPLYTYLGPLQPRLSNAVYSNPGALSPLFNDPNLQTIGIGTRIFLGGGIGYVAWEGTQHFPLQKRLPNDTPIGPAATLALIGDAKQMDARWVRGCYFKSYGPSLMLGVGVPIPVLNEEVVVHCAVQDNDLVAPIVDFSIPRRVRPTFGLVSYAQLKSGRIMIEGKPVRAAPLASLFLSRQIAITLKQWIEAGKFTLTEPVARIPKERSFLPQDIWGAQVALE
- a CDS encoding lipopolysaccharide assembly protein LapB, with the translated sequence MSQPRRRWFISVVLVLAIIAFVGFSMLPLFSTAFRASQPAGEAPVTNQAQQQLTEAARGYEVVLQREPENQTALRGLVKARLELLDLKGAVAPLQKLAALNPTEAEYNLLLADIKQRLGDREGETTAYRSILATNPGNLQALEGLANIQLREQRPTEAIALLQNTLDNAQQADNIDVNAVRLLLAQVYATQQNYNEAIAIYDELISNNKQDFRPVLAKAMALKQQGKNEEAKSLFDNAASLAPAQYKERINQLAQAPQVAPTPSPAN
- a CDS encoding DUF429 domain-containing protein, with amino-acid sequence MRFIGIDFGWRSQPSGLCCLEWQDKALQLVDLDRKEAIADIFTWIDTKVEPHAPAIVAVDAPTIIPNATGTRLPDKLTHKYFGKYHAGCYPANQSLAFAQRTINFGLELEARGFVHAPQIEPQKLGRYQIEVFPHPAIVHLFNLNCILKYKKGRLSDRRLELIKLHQHILTTLPTLFPSLCSLCLCGSFPQEIPSTTAALKALEDKLDSLICAYVAAYWWYWGTERNLVLGDRTTGYIVVPKKQTTNLPT